In Oikeobacillus pervagus, one genomic interval encodes:
- a CDS encoding prohibitin family protein, with product MEVNTEPKKGNNRKIVGGVIVGLTLALAIFITSLFIEKIPNGYVGVVYSPNGGVQNETLDQGWHLVGLFDKVTRYPIRMQTVNYKNIQVATSDGKNITMDFAYNYSIQPDKVVSVFNKFGPVDVSVIEDSYLKTRFWDAGRKAIAKYSVIDTYGEKSSEAAVKIQEIFSEDVSDLGFIVDNLTLGVPKPDKSTQAAINKRVEAAQELERKQIELKIAQAEAEKKKIEAQGIAEYNEIIKKSISPEVIQNKWIEKWDGKMPKATGTNSLIQIPTDDKK from the coding sequence ATGGAAGTAAACACTGAGCCTAAAAAGGGAAACAATCGAAAAATAGTAGGTGGCGTTATTGTCGGGCTTACTCTTGCATTAGCTATTTTTATTACTTCATTATTTATTGAAAAAATCCCAAATGGATATGTAGGGGTTGTCTATAGTCCAAATGGTGGGGTGCAAAATGAAACACTCGACCAAGGTTGGCATTTAGTTGGTTTATTTGATAAAGTGACACGTTATCCAATTCGCATGCAAACAGTTAACTATAAAAATATTCAAGTGGCCACTTCAGATGGGAAAAATATTACGATGGATTTTGCTTACAACTATAGCATTCAACCAGATAAAGTGGTGTCCGTGTTTAATAAATTTGGGCCAGTAGATGTCAGTGTGATAGAAGATTCTTATTTAAAAACAAGATTTTGGGATGCAGGTCGTAAAGCCATCGCCAAATATTCGGTGATTGATACATATGGCGAAAAATCATCAGAAGCAGCGGTGAAAATTCAAGAAATCTTCTCAGAAGACGTATCTGATTTAGGATTTATCGTGGATAATTTAACTCTCGGTGTTCCGAAACCAGATAAATCTACCCAGGCTGCGATAAATAAAAGAGTCGAAGCAGCCCAAGAACTAGAACGTAAGCAAATTGAATTAAAAATTGCACAAGCTGAAGCTGAAAAGAAAAAAATTGAGGCACAAGGGATTGCTGAATACAATGAGATCATAAAGAAATCGATTTCCCCAGAAGTGATCCAAAATAAATGGATTGAAAAGTGGGACGGAAAAATGCCAAAAGCTACAGGCACTAATTCCCTTATTCAAATTCCAACAGACGATAAAAAATAA
- a CDS encoding c-type cytochrome, with protein MRKRTIMAIGILLISGIAIGAKLGEKITNNITPNSVTTIATGNQKVKQLTFNPPSMDHLPKGADGEEIHYGYQLVDSTNDLLPENVGNNLSCSSCHAGAGLNENVSPLVGVSSTFPQYRPREGKEFTIEDRINGCFLRSMNGQKLENDSKEMKAMVAYFDYISQGVPKNANRPWAKPNSIDNLPVPNINDGKELYGTSCISCHAADGSGTGANTGPALWGENSFNDGAGLGRLSKMAGFIQNNMPIGQENTLTDQQAADLAAYILSQERPVWKGHEGDWPKGGRPNDIITKEKREQMRNGNINWDEVLKVNP; from the coding sequence ATGAGAAAAAGGACGATTATGGCCATCGGGATTTTACTCATTAGTGGAATCGCGATTGGAGCAAAATTAGGTGAAAAGATTACAAATAATATTACTCCAAACTCCGTCACAACCATTGCAACTGGAAATCAAAAGGTGAAGCAATTAACCTTTAATCCACCTAGTATGGACCATCTTCCTAAAGGAGCAGACGGGGAGGAGATCCATTATGGGTACCAGCTCGTCGATTCAACGAATGATTTGCTTCCTGAAAATGTGGGGAATAATTTGAGTTGTTCCAGCTGTCATGCGGGTGCAGGTTTAAATGAAAATGTCTCACCGTTAGTTGGAGTTTCTTCTACATTTCCACAATACCGCCCCCGAGAAGGAAAGGAATTCACTATCGAAGACCGAATTAACGGTTGTTTCTTAAGAAGTATGAATGGTCAGAAACTTGAAAATGATAGCAAGGAAATGAAGGCAATGGTAGCTTACTTTGATTATATTTCACAGGGAGTACCGAAAAATGCAAATAGACCTTGGGCAAAACCAAATTCGATCGACAATTTACCAGTACCCAATATTAATGATGGAAAAGAACTATACGGAACATCATGTATCTCTTGTCATGCTGCAGATGGATCTGGGACAGGAGCGAATACGGGTCCTGCCCTATGGGGAGAAAATTCTTTCAATGATGGAGCTGGGCTTGGTCGGCTTTCTAAAATGGCAGGATTCATCCAGAATAATATGCCAATTGGTCAAGAAAATACGTTAACAGATCAACAAGCCGCAGATTTAGCAGCCTATATTTTATCGCAAGAAAGACCTGTCTGGAAAGGACATGAGGGAGACTGGCCTAAAGGCGGACGTCCGAATGATATTATAACGAAAGAAAAACGAGAACAAATGAGAAACGGGAATATAAATTGGGATGAAGTATTAAAAGTCAATCCGTAA
- a CDS encoding ATP-binding protein, whose protein sequence is MNNFFRKRLTKRNYRMFQLLFLLFMVTFASFIMEELHYYSATPIHITMFLISFLTAVVIKIMNGKQVMIYVLLGVATFFLNIGILQSTAPFFAMTLFAFPLLIVYGFLLPNPIWTILLGMDFIFISLSYYGKTDLQYINTVVIGLIVNTIIFAGFIFAMKQLKNQNSQLRLSESSLIKILNIFPKPIVIHHNDRILYLNKEMMNLLDIQEDDQEILRQSIYRFIHPEQHDLMQKKLSEVYKGNSTRKYEEVKMISKHGRQVLLDMTSALTAMYGKKVFITVGKDITDSKQQTVALIQNSEKLALVGQMAAGIAHEIRNPLTSIKGFIQLLSKEMKEKQEIFRLLLSELDRINFVVNEFLVVAKPTAVEFKPHDINKILLDVNYLLETQAIMNNIEIQMNTASHLPLVNCGENQLKQVFINLIKNAIEATAFGGKITVTSGDVNDEEIYIKISDTGCGIPKDRLPNLGQPFHTTKEKGTGLGLMVCYSIIESHQGTMKIESQEGVGTTIIIHLPVSTPNQTSQMQAIKSIV, encoded by the coding sequence ATGAATAATTTTTTTAGAAAGAGATTAACAAAAAGAAACTATCGGATGTTTCAATTACTCTTTCTTTTATTTATGGTTACATTTGCGAGTTTCATTATGGAAGAGTTACATTATTATTCTGCCACGCCTATACATATTACTATGTTTCTCATTTCATTTCTTACCGCTGTCGTGATCAAAATTATGAATGGAAAGCAAGTTATGATTTATGTTTTATTAGGAGTTGCCACTTTTTTCCTGAATATTGGAATTCTCCAATCGACTGCGCCGTTTTTTGCGATGACCTTGTTTGCTTTTCCATTATTAATTGTATACGGATTTCTTCTTCCTAACCCAATTTGGACCATCTTGTTAGGAATGGATTTCATTTTTATTTCCTTATCTTATTATGGGAAAACAGACCTTCAGTATATTAATACCGTCGTCATTGGATTGATTGTGAATACGATTATTTTCGCAGGGTTCATTTTTGCAATGAAACAATTAAAAAATCAAAATAGTCAGCTGCGTTTGAGTGAATCGAGTTTAATTAAAATCCTAAATATTTTTCCGAAACCCATCGTCATTCATCATAATGATCGGATTCTTTATCTTAATAAAGAAATGATGAATTTGTTGGATATTCAGGAAGATGATCAAGAAATTCTTCGGCAATCTATTTATCGATTTATTCATCCTGAACAGCATGATTTAATGCAAAAAAAATTATCAGAAGTTTATAAAGGGAATTCCACACGAAAGTATGAGGAAGTGAAGATGATTTCCAAGCATGGACGGCAAGTCTTACTCGATATGACCTCTGCTCTGACCGCCATGTATGGGAAAAAAGTATTTATTACTGTCGGAAAGGATATAACCGATTCAAAACAGCAAACAGTGGCACTCATTCAAAACTCGGAAAAATTAGCCTTAGTCGGACAAATGGCTGCAGGGATTGCTCACGAAATTCGCAACCCATTAACATCTATTAAAGGATTTATCCAATTATTAAGTAAAGAGATGAAAGAGAAACAAGAGATTTTTCGGTTATTGCTATCTGAATTAGATCGAATCAATTTTGTTGTAAATGAATTTTTAGTTGTGGCAAAACCAACTGCAGTAGAATTCAAACCCCATGATATAAACAAAATTTTATTGGATGTGAACTATTTACTCGAAACTCAAGCAATTATGAACAATATTGAAATTCAAATGAACACGGCTAGCCATTTACCTTTAGTGAACTGCGGGGAAAATCAATTAAAACAAGTGTTTATTAATTTGATCAAAAATGCTATAGAAGCAACTGCATTTGGGGGTAAAATTACAGTAACATCAGGGGATGTGAATGATGAGGAAATCTACATTAAAATTTCTGATACAGGTTGTGGGATACCGAAAGATCGACTTCCAAATCTTGGCCAACCCTTTCATACAACAAAAGAAAAAGGTACTGGTTTAGGATTAATGGTATGTTACAGTATCATTGAAAGTCATCAAGGGACGATGAAAATTGAAAGTCAAGAAGGCGTGGGGACAACAATTATTATTCACTTACCAGTGAGCACCCCAAATCAGACATCGCAAATGCAAGCAATCAAAAGCATCGTTTGA